The Clostridium septicum genome contains a region encoding:
- a CDS encoding SGNH/GDSL hydrolase family protein: MIRKLNRNGIKIIYTMIFLISIFLIIKGYISYKNIAREENLKQIEEVVKFIKELESKDVIEVENKINSIDEIKDVKDKDFKKVFENYVIMGDLRAEVLVEYGILNKSSVIAYKGRNTDIAINDIDILENLHPRKIFMTYGMNDMEYFGGNVYSFIQNYEKLIENLKVKSPKSKIYVSDILPVQQKVI; encoded by the coding sequence ATGATTAGAAAATTAAATAGGAATGGAATAAAAATTATATATACGATGATATTTTTAATAAGTATATTTTTAATAATTAAAGGTTACATAAGTTATAAAAATATAGCTAGAGAGGAAAATTTAAAACAAATAGAAGAGGTAGTAAAATTCATTAAAGAGCTTGAATCTAAGGATGTAATAGAAGTTGAAAATAAAATAAATAGCATTGATGAAATTAAGGACGTAAAAGATAAAGATTTTAAAAAAGTATTTGAAAATTATGTGATAATGGGAGATTTAAGGGCAGAGGTTTTAGTAGAGTATGGCATATTAAATAAATCTTCAGTTATAGCATATAAAGGTAGAAATACAGATATTGCAATTAATGATATAGATATATTAGAGAACCTACACCCAAGAAAAATATTTATGACTTATGGAATGAATGATATGGAGTACTTTGGAGGTAACGTTTATAGTTTTATACAAAACTATGAAAAATTAATAGAAAATTTAAAAGTGAAATCTCCTAAAAGTAAAATATATGTAAGTGATATTTTGCCGGTTCAGCAGAAGGTTATATAG